In a genomic window of Streptomyces roseoviridis:
- a CDS encoding GNAT family N-acetyltransferase, producing MTGAVVRPARPGDLDRVAELAAEHAAYEKAAPPPPDLAARLHRLLFEPAAPRLRCLVAELPDGTLAGYATCAPELSTWDAAEYLHMDCLYLTEPARGHGLGPLLMAAVREEARALGLPFVQWQTPTWNEGAIRFYDRLGATAKEKRRYTWPVD from the coding sequence ATGACGGGCGCCGTCGTCCGGCCCGCCCGCCCCGGGGATCTGGACCGGGTGGCCGAACTCGCCGCGGAGCACGCCGCCTACGAGAAGGCCGCGCCTCCGCCGCCGGACCTCGCCGCCCGCCTGCACCGTCTCCTCTTCGAGCCCGCGGCCCCCCGCCTGCGCTGTCTGGTCGCCGAACTCCCCGACGGCACCCTCGCCGGCTACGCCACCTGCGCCCCGGAGCTCTCCACCTGGGACGCCGCCGAGTACCTCCACATGGACTGCCTCTACCTCACGGAGCCGGCCCGCGGCCACGGCCTCGGTCCCCTCCTGATGGCCGCCGTCCGCGAGGAGGCCCGCGCCCTGGGCCTCCCCTTCGTCCAGTGGCAGACCCCGACCTGGAACGAGGGCGCGATCCGCTTCTACGACCGCCTGGGGGCCACCGCGAAGGAGAAACGGCGCTACACGTGGCCGGTGGACTGA
- a CDS encoding LysR family transcriptional regulator gives MELEVRHLRALCAIAETGSLHKAARQLGVSQPSLTTQLRRIENALGAELFSRGRNGCHPTPIGRAVLSRARPLVDGMTALITETRAAAARTGGPALRVGSTASRALPGWLRRLRQGLPGTDIALRVDVSASALLRTVAAGQLDLAFVHEVEGCPLRVPDGLRGRVLVEREPQFVSMTRDHPAAAREVVELADLAHDRWAVDPAVDGEWDGLRRVLGAAGLDPPVLHADYHTAASLIALGEAVAPCQPTSGPREDMAVRPLCGDPLAVRLLLYGAPGVPLDRPYAELAAAYREAALGAAPYRRWLRAGGTAGPCMMTV, from the coding sequence AGGCACCTGCGGGCGCTCTGCGCCATCGCGGAGACCGGCAGTCTGCACAAGGCCGCCCGCCAACTCGGTGTCAGCCAGCCCTCCTTGACCACCCAGCTGCGCCGCATCGAGAACGCCCTCGGCGCCGAGCTCTTCTCCCGCGGCCGCAACGGCTGTCACCCCACCCCGATCGGCCGCGCCGTCCTCAGCCGCGCCCGCCCCCTCGTCGACGGCATGACCGCCCTGATCACCGAGACCCGGGCCGCCGCCGCCCGCACGGGCGGCCCCGCGCTGCGCGTCGGCTCCACCGCCAGCCGCGCCCTGCCGGGCTGGCTGCGCCGGCTCCGCCAGGGCCTGCCCGGCACCGACATCGCGCTGCGCGTGGACGTCTCCGCCAGCGCCCTGCTGCGCACGGTCGCCGCCGGACAACTCGACCTGGCCTTCGTCCACGAGGTCGAGGGCTGCCCGCTGCGGGTCCCGGACGGACTGCGGGGCCGCGTCCTGGTCGAGCGGGAACCGCAGTTCGTCTCCATGACGCGGGACCATCCGGCGGCCGCGCGCGAGGTCGTCGAGCTCGCCGACCTGGCCCACGACCGGTGGGCCGTCGACCCGGCCGTGGACGGCGAATGGGACGGGCTGCGCCGGGTCCTGGGCGCGGCCGGCCTCGACCCGCCGGTGCTGCACGCCGACTACCACACCGCCGCCTCGCTCATCGCCCTCGGCGAGGCCGTCGCCCCCTGCCAGCCGACCTCGGGCCCGCGCGAGGACATGGCCGTCCGACCCCTGTGCGGCGACCCGCTGGCCGTCCGGCTGCTGCTGTACGGCGCGCCGGGCGTGCCGCTCGACCGGCCGTACGCGGAACTGGCCGCCGCCTACCGGGAGGCGGCCCTGGGCGCCGCCCCGTACCGCCGGTGGCTGCGTGCGGGCGGAACGGCGGGACCGTGCATGATGACGGTATGA